One Kangiella geojedonensis DNA segment encodes these proteins:
- a CDS encoding DUF938 domain-containing protein codes for MRRFSEACERNQGPILDVIKQYLTHSNEVLEVGSGTGQHAVWFAGAMPHLTWHTSDLPENHGSIIAWLEASELPNIRKPRTLNVGQRVWPVNQVDAIFTANTCHIMSWDRVKDLFDGASRVIKPGGNLLIYGPFNVNGHYTSESNQAFDAFLKEKDPESGIRDYDDMNRAARHNGFQLVERHEMPANNMLLAYQKSSSF; via the coding sequence ATGCGCAGATTTAGCGAAGCCTGTGAACGCAATCAAGGCCCCATATTAGATGTCATCAAGCAATACCTCACACACAGCAATGAGGTACTAGAAGTGGGCTCTGGAACCGGCCAACACGCCGTTTGGTTTGCTGGCGCCATGCCACATTTAACGTGGCACACCAGCGATCTTCCAGAAAACCATGGTTCCATAATAGCTTGGCTCGAAGCGAGCGAACTTCCTAATATTCGCAAACCACGCACTTTGAATGTGGGGCAGCGCGTATGGCCGGTTAATCAAGTTGATGCTATTTTTACCGCCAATACGTGCCACATCATGTCATGGGATCGAGTCAAAGACTTATTCGATGGTGCTAGCCGCGTTATCAAACCAGGTGGTAATCTCTTGATATACGGCCCCTTCAATGTCAATGGACACTATACTTCTGAATCCAACCAAGCGTTTGATGCCTTCCTAAAAGAGAAAGATCCTGAGAGCGGTATTCGGGATTATGATGATATGAATCGAGCCGCCCGCCACAACGGGTTTCAGCTGGTTGAACGCCATGAAATGCCTGCGAACAATATGCTGTTGGCTTACCAGAAAAGCTCTAGCTTTTAA
- the folA gene encoding type 3 dihydrofolate reductase, translated as MATSFNEENKPIISLIVAMANDRVIGKDNQMPWHLPADLKHFKAVTLGKPVIMGRKTHESIGMVLPGRKNIIISRNPDYRSDFHNEHCEVVTSLKAALELAHDQDEIMIIGGANIYGQMIDQADKLYLTFIDLDTDGDARFPDWTHHEWKEVSREKHQPDEKNKYHYQFVELCRLGKSEGLMLL; from the coding sequence ATGGCGACGTCTTTTAATGAAGAGAATAAGCCTATTATTAGTTTGATTGTTGCCATGGCCAATGATCGGGTTATCGGCAAAGACAATCAAATGCCATGGCACTTACCTGCCGACTTAAAGCACTTCAAAGCGGTAACCCTAGGCAAGCCAGTCATCATGGGACGCAAAACCCATGAATCAATTGGTATGGTGTTACCTGGCCGAAAAAATATCATTATAAGCCGTAATCCAGACTACCGTTCAGACTTCCATAATGAACATTGCGAGGTAGTGACTAGCCTTAAAGCAGCACTAGAGCTTGCGCACGATCAAGACGAAATCATGATCATTGGTGGCGCCAATATTTATGGTCAAATGATCGATCAAGCCGATAAGCTTTACCTGACCTTTATTGACCTTGATACCGACGGCGATGCACGCTTCCCCGACTGGACGCATCATGAGTGGAAAGAGGTCTCACGCGAAAAGCATCAGCCTGATGAGAAAAACAAATATCATTATCAGTTTGTCGAATTATGTCGATTGGGTAAGTCGGAAGGATTAATGCTCCTCTAA
- a CDS encoding thymidylate synthase yields the protein MKQYLDMMRHVLDNGEDKGDRTGTGTRSVFGYQMRFDLQEGFPLVTTKKLHLRSIIYELLWFLNGDTNIKYLKDNGVKIWDEWADENGDLGPVYGEQWRSWKKPDGTTIDQITNVLEQIKNNPNSRRLMVVAYNPGVADEMALPPCHSLFQFYVANGKLSCQLYQRSADIFLGVPFNIASYALLTHMMAEQAGLDVGEFIWTGGDTHLYSNHFEQAKEQLSRDPLPLPKLNIKRKPDSLFDYDFEDFEIVGYESHPHIKAPVAV from the coding sequence ATGAAACAATATTTAGACATGATGCGCCATGTTCTAGACAATGGCGAAGATAAAGGTGATAGAACCGGTACAGGTACCCGAAGCGTTTTTGGCTATCAAATGCGCTTTGATTTACAAGAAGGTTTTCCGCTAGTAACCACCAAGAAGCTACATTTACGCTCAATCATTTATGAATTGTTATGGTTTTTAAATGGCGATACTAACATCAAATATTTAAAAGATAATGGCGTTAAGATTTGGGACGAGTGGGCGGATGAGAATGGTGATCTAGGCCCTGTTTATGGTGAGCAATGGCGTTCGTGGAAGAAACCTGACGGGACTACTATTGACCAAATCACGAATGTTCTAGAGCAAATCAAAAATAATCCAAACAGTCGCCGCTTAATGGTGGTGGCTTATAACCCTGGCGTGGCTGATGAAATGGCGTTACCGCCATGTCACTCTTTATTCCAGTTCTATGTTGCCAATGGCAAGTTATCGTGCCAGTTATATCAACGCAGTGCGGATATTTTCCTCGGTGTACCTTTTAACATTGCGTCGTATGCATTGTTAACGCACATGATGGCGGAGCAGGCAGGTTTAGACGTTGGCGAGTTTATTTGGACTGGCGGTGATACGCATTTGTACAGCAATCACTTTGAGCAAGCCAAAGAGCAGCTATCGCGTGATCCCTTGCCTTTGCCTAAGTTGAATATCAAGCGTAAGCCTGATTCATTGTTTGATTACGACTTTGAGGACTTTGAAATCGTGGGTTACGAAAGCCATCCGCACATTAAAGCACCTGTGGCGGTGTAA
- a CDS encoding sulfite exporter TauE/SafE family protein — protein MDAQILWLLAFVALGLFNGVLAGLLGIGGGMVIVPAMIWLSPQLGVPPEHVMHVALGTSMATICFIALSSARSHYKRGSVSLPLLKILIPGIAIGGLLGAVIAKYMNTEWLAWLFSIFAILVGIKLLSGVNPEAKGSKTGGRQRLPAGITMGAISSLVGIGGGSVVVPYLLYHKEKLVVAIGTAAACGLPLAIMAAIGYIVTGWGTEALPANHVGYVFWPAMVAIALGSMLTAPVGAYLTHKLPTKVIKRIFAVLLIIVAVKIIVDHI, from the coding sequence TTGGACGCGCAGATTCTATGGCTTCTGGCCTTTGTAGCATTGGGGTTATTCAATGGTGTTTTAGCTGGCCTGCTAGGGATCGGTGGTGGCATGGTGATTGTGCCTGCGATGATTTGGCTATCGCCCCAGCTAGGCGTGCCCCCTGAGCACGTGATGCATGTGGCTTTAGGAACTTCGATGGCGACGATATGCTTCATAGCCCTATCTTCTGCTCGATCACATTACAAAAGAGGTTCGGTCAGCCTTCCTTTACTGAAAATATTAATACCGGGTATTGCCATCGGGGGCTTGCTTGGGGCTGTAATTGCAAAATACATGAATACGGAATGGTTAGCGTGGTTATTCAGTATCTTTGCTATCTTGGTTGGTATAAAACTTTTGTCGGGGGTAAATCCCGAGGCCAAAGGCAGCAAAACAGGTGGTAGACAAAGGTTGCCTGCGGGTATAACCATGGGGGCTATATCGTCGTTGGTAGGAATTGGTGGCGGTAGTGTCGTGGTGCCTTATTTGCTGTATCATAAGGAAAAATTAGTGGTCGCGATTGGCACTGCAGCGGCTTGTGGATTGCCCTTGGCGATAATGGCAGCGATTGGTTATATTGTCACGGGCTGGGGTACTGAAGCACTACCCGCGAATCATGTAGGTTATGTGTTCTGGCCAGCAATGGTGGCAATTGCGTTAGGTTCCATGCTGACAGCACCAGTTGGTGCTTATTTGACCCATAAATTACCCACAAAAGTCATTAAACGTATATTCGCGGTGCTGTTGATTATCGTTGCCGTGAAAATTATTGTCGATCATATATAA
- a CDS encoding class GN sortase, with product MMNFLRKYGIICALLTISLVAFGQAGYIKAKAIFAQHLLSNAWEQTLQDGKPHKPWSWADTYPVAKLEVPSQDIEQIVLAGASGRNLAFGPGHVLSSAKLTENGHVVLGGHRDTHFEFLQYLKVGDLLTLTNKKGEKIHYEITAFEVHHIEKDILYDRGDNQITLITCYPFNTLEAGGPLRYLVHAIKVSQTGKI from the coding sequence ATGATGAATTTCTTACGTAAATACGGCATCATCTGTGCCCTTCTGACCATTAGCCTCGTTGCTTTTGGTCAGGCGGGTTACATCAAAGCCAAAGCTATTTTTGCCCAACACTTATTGAGTAACGCTTGGGAGCAGACCTTACAAGACGGTAAGCCCCATAAACCTTGGTCATGGGCAGATACCTATCCGGTGGCCAAGCTTGAGGTTCCTAGTCAAGATATTGAGCAGATTGTTTTAGCTGGTGCTTCGGGACGTAACTTGGCTTTTGGACCAGGCCACGTCCTTTCAAGCGCCAAGCTGACGGAAAATGGACATGTTGTCCTAGGAGGTCATCGCGATACTCACTTCGAGTTTTTGCAATACTTAAAGGTTGGCGATCTCCTCACATTGACCAATAAAAAAGGTGAGAAGATTCATTACGAAATTACGGCCTTCGAGGTACACCACATTGAAAAAGATATTCTCTACGATCGTGGTGATAATCAAATCACTTTAATTACCTGCTATCCGTTTAATACCCTTGAAGCAGGTGGCCCCTTGCGATATTTAGTGCATGCCATTAAGGTAAGTCAAACTGGTAAAATTTAA
- the rppH gene encoding RNA pyrophosphohydrolase — protein sequence MIDADGFRANVGIIICNNQGQLLWTRRFGQTSWQFPQGGVHPGESAEQTMYRELYEEVGLEKDDVRILGSTQHWYKYRLPQRLIRQNSQPLCVGQKQKWFLLQLVSDESKIDFAATDHPEFDGFIWVNYWYPVRNVVNFKRDVYRSALSELMGPMFRFQMQGKTSHRPEKKHKKNGGSRHNKQEQASGGHDSGGNQQRQGNRRRRPRHPYRANNSNKESESS from the coding sequence ATGATCGACGCAGACGGCTTTAGGGCCAACGTCGGCATCATCATTTGTAACAACCAAGGCCAGTTACTCTGGACGCGCCGTTTTGGACAAACATCGTGGCAGTTCCCGCAAGGGGGCGTGCACCCGGGCGAAAGTGCAGAGCAGACCATGTACCGAGAACTATACGAAGAAGTGGGCCTTGAAAAAGATGATGTCCGTATTCTAGGGAGTACGCAGCATTGGTACAAGTACCGATTGCCGCAACGACTGATTCGCCAGAACTCCCAACCACTGTGTGTTGGCCAAAAACAAAAGTGGTTTTTGTTACAGCTGGTGAGTGACGAAAGTAAGATTGACTTCGCAGCGACTGACCATCCTGAATTTGATGGTTTTATTTGGGTAAATTATTGGTACCCAGTAAGGAACGTCGTTAATTTTAAGCGTGATGTATATCGTTCAGCGCTTTCAGAGTTGATGGGGCCTATGTTTCGTTTCCAGATGCAGGGCAAGACTAGCCATCGCCCTGAAAAGAAGCATAAGAAGAACGGTGGTTCTCGCCATAATAAGCAAGAGCAAGCTTCTGGCGGACATGACTCTGGTGGCAATCAACAGCGTCAAGGGAATCGTCGTCGAAGACCACGACATCCTTATAGAGCTAACAACTCAAATAAAGAATCAGAGAGCAGCTAA
- a CDS encoding hotdog fold thioesterase, with the protein MSIWFKEPDLDEVNSWSEGTLLEHIGIEITNIGDDYLEGTMPADHRTFQPYKLVHGGANIVLAETLGSIGGMLTIDPDKYICVGQEVNGNHLRGVRSGVVRGRAQQVHGGSKSQVWEIKLYDSNDKLSCISRLTLAVVEKR; encoded by the coding sequence GTGAGTATTTGGTTTAAAGAACCTGATTTAGACGAGGTAAACAGTTGGAGTGAAGGAACGCTTCTAGAACATATTGGGATAGAAATAACAAACATTGGTGACGACTATCTTGAAGGCACCATGCCTGCGGATCATCGAACTTTCCAGCCTTACAAGTTAGTTCACGGTGGCGCGAATATTGTGCTGGCGGAGACGCTAGGTTCAATTGGTGGCATGCTGACAATTGATCCAGACAAATACATTTGTGTCGGTCAGGAAGTGAATGGTAACCATCTTCGGGGGGTACGCTCAGGTGTTGTTCGAGGCCGAGCACAGCAAGTTCATGGAGGCAGTAAATCACAAGTTTGGGAAATTAAACTGTATGACTCAAATGATAAACTTAGCTGTATATCTCGCCTGACATTGGCTGTGGTTGAAAAGCGGTAA
- a CDS encoding tetratricopeptide repeat protein: MIERQGFSMLKLVLILMMLLCVTTVKAVENRNYTAELVEIEKTLLNDLPASRERLELIGQHKDNFSVKEKQHHQLLNAHLLFMMNDVDNAQVSLEDLASNTLSPDYDARKQMLLSAIYHHRGESVKAFMAVDRSLNLIEKLNSNRYKSKILIGAVGIYKDADLIEFALEYGRRAINLANESKDAETMCLASYEMGTIELLTKNYKMAENRLLTAKGYCDKEKIVIASYAIEYSLMQLNIETGKVDSAETIAKDLHSKVEIYGWDVLRSATKTLYGRLLLNKGELELAKNFGEAGYQIAKKVKDKKRIEKAAALLAEVYTELKDNDKAVNYYKEYMELNVQNKVRIRQRKLAFDIARRKQFDE; this comes from the coding sequence ATGATAGAACGCCAGGGATTCTCAATGCTTAAGCTAGTATTAATACTGATGATGTTACTCTGTGTAACTACGGTGAAAGCAGTGGAAAATAGAAATTACACAGCGGAATTAGTGGAGATAGAAAAAACACTTCTGAATGACTTACCGGCATCGCGTGAGCGCTTGGAGCTAATCGGGCAACACAAAGACAATTTTTCAGTTAAAGAAAAGCAGCATCATCAATTGCTGAATGCCCACCTGCTTTTCATGATGAATGATGTTGATAACGCTCAGGTTTCTTTAGAGGATCTTGCGAGTAATACATTAAGCCCAGATTATGATGCAAGAAAGCAAATGCTGTTATCAGCAATTTATCATCATAGAGGTGAAAGCGTAAAAGCTTTTATGGCTGTTGACCGTTCATTAAATTTAATCGAGAAGTTAAATAGTAATCGTTATAAATCAAAGATCTTAATAGGTGCGGTGGGTATATATAAGGATGCCGACTTGATAGAGTTCGCTTTAGAGTATGGGCGCAGAGCGATAAACCTTGCCAATGAGAGTAAAGATGCGGAAACCATGTGCCTAGCTTCGTATGAAATGGGCACTATTGAGTTATTGACTAAAAATTACAAGATGGCAGAAAATCGGCTCCTAACCGCAAAAGGCTATTGTGACAAAGAAAAAATTGTCATTGCTTCTTACGCAATTGAGTACAGCCTAATGCAGCTAAACATCGAAACAGGTAAGGTTGATAGTGCTGAAACAATAGCAAAAGATTTACACTCTAAAGTGGAAATCTATGGTTGGGATGTCTTAAGGTCTGCGACTAAAACACTGTATGGACGATTGCTCCTTAACAAAGGTGAGTTGGAATTAGCTAAAAACTTTGGTGAAGCGGGCTATCAAATTGCAAAAAAAGTGAAAGATAAAAAAAGGATTGAAAAAGCTGCCGCACTGTTGGCTGAAGTCTATACTGAGCTAAAGGATAATGATAAAGCTGTTAACTATTACAAAGAGTATATGGAGTTGAATGTTCAGAATAAAGTACGGATCAGGCAAAGAAAACTAGCATTTGATATTGCACGCAGAAAACAATTTGATGAGTAG
- the mutH gene encoding DNA mismatch repair endonuclease MutH, translating into MRYDDPNALLDYAQSFAGFTLGELCERYKEQIPQQLLHKKGWVGQFLEMILGATSGSLAQPDFPEIGVELKTLPIDELGRPLESTYVSVLPLINIHGLRWENSVVRHKLMHVLWIPIVASRDITIEDRQIGMPFLWNPTVEEEQTLKQDFEDVLDQVSMGNIEQVDARFGDILQVRPKAANSKALTDAIGPEGTVIRTLPRGFYLRPQFTKQCLQKQFN; encoded by the coding sequence ATGCGATACGACGACCCAAACGCTTTACTAGATTACGCTCAGAGCTTTGCTGGCTTTACTTTAGGCGAGTTGTGCGAGCGCTATAAGGAGCAAATCCCTCAACAGCTCCTTCACAAAAAGGGGTGGGTGGGGCAGTTTCTCGAAATGATTTTAGGCGCCACATCGGGTTCATTAGCACAGCCAGACTTTCCAGAAATTGGTGTTGAACTAAAAACATTGCCAATCGATGAGCTGGGGCGCCCTCTTGAATCTACCTACGTTAGTGTTCTTCCTTTAATTAACATTCATGGTTTACGCTGGGAGAACTCAGTAGTACGCCATAAACTCATGCATGTATTATGGATTCCGATAGTCGCAAGTCGAGACATTACCATTGAAGATCGTCAAATCGGTATGCCCTTTCTATGGAACCCAACAGTTGAAGAAGAGCAAACTTTGAAGCAAGATTTTGAAGATGTTCTCGATCAAGTGTCGATGGGCAACATTGAGCAAGTTGATGCAAGATTCGGAGATATTCTCCAAGTACGACCGAAAGCGGCTAACTCAAAGGCTTTAACCGATGCTATTGGGCCTGAAGGTACAGTCATCAGAACCCTACCCAGGGGCTTTTATTTACGCCCTCAATTTACTAAGCAGTGCCTACAAAAACAGTTCAATTAG
- the lgt gene encoding prolipoprotein diacylglyceryl transferase: MDFPKIDPVMFEIGPIALHWYGFMYLLGFLAAWGLGTYRAKQPNSGWTAEQVSDFLFFGFIGVILGGRIGYVLFYGLEFWAKDALYIFKIWEGGMSFHGGLLGVIAAGWYFARKNKKPFFDVADFMVPLVPLGLMFGRIGNFINGELWGREASADFFLAIRFPQDPAGLLRHPSQLYQAIFEGLILFLIVWFYSAKPRPRKAVFSVFLIGYGVFRFGVEFFREPDAHLGKVISWLTMGQVLCIPMIAIGVYLLMKAYQEPKVQPNK; encoded by the coding sequence ATGGATTTCCCTAAAATAGATCCCGTAATGTTCGAAATAGGCCCCATTGCATTGCATTGGTATGGCTTTATGTATTTGCTTGGCTTCCTAGCGGCGTGGGGCTTAGGCACCTATCGCGCAAAGCAGCCAAATTCAGGTTGGACCGCGGAGCAAGTATCAGACTTCCTGTTTTTTGGCTTTATCGGTGTCATTTTAGGGGGGCGTATAGGGTATGTATTATTTTACGGTCTTGAGTTCTGGGCAAAAGATGCGCTCTATATCTTTAAAATTTGGGAAGGCGGTATGTCTTTCCATGGTGGATTGTTAGGTGTCATTGCGGCAGGCTGGTATTTCGCTCGGAAAAATAAGAAGCCGTTCTTTGATGTCGCAGACTTTATGGTGCCTTTGGTACCTTTAGGATTGATGTTTGGCCGCATTGGCAACTTTATTAATGGAGAGTTATGGGGGCGAGAAGCAAGCGCTGACTTTTTCTTAGCCATCCGTTTCCCACAAGACCCTGCAGGTTTGTTACGTCACCCGTCGCAGCTTTACCAAGCGATTTTTGAAGGGCTTATACTGTTCCTCATCGTATGGTTTTACTCTGCAAAACCAAGACCACGAAAGGCCGTATTCTCAGTGTTCCTAATTGGCTATGGCGTCTTTAGGTTTGGCGTTGAGTTCTTCCGCGAGCCAGACGCTCACTTAGGTAAGGTGATATCATGGTTAACCATGGGGCAGGTTCTATGTATTCCAATGATTGCGATTGGTGTGTATTTACTGATGAAAGCGTACCAAGAGCCTAAAGTGCAACCGAATAAATAA
- a CDS encoding tetratricopeptide repeat protein, whose protein sequence is MKPKNMVCAFVLIISTMVVNAERGDYFDALVTLERNMLNGNSYVKKRLQEMSQHQKKFTRLEKDFYQLLQAHHDYLSSNLEACKERLKPLIKKTNSIDIKAKANILLATADHVLGNHVESFIALDKAVKAVPNLTRQRYKASILQTAVGIYQQAELFEFALELARNLQVEATKLKHGEYLCIANYELGVIEQRTNQIKMAKQRLMLAVEHCKNNNSKIFEYVSTIALNEIKTNSGEYEASNQELKKILEPVNAIGWKNLMTQLNIAIAKNYVGMEDYHQAEKYARVAYNRATEGKDRRRLQIATEVLAHIYSSNGNKEKAIEYYKKFAELNSENKIKVRERKIAFDIARRVSQ, encoded by the coding sequence ATGAAACCAAAAAACATGGTATGTGCTTTTGTATTGATCATTAGTACTATGGTGGTTAATGCCGAAAGAGGCGATTATTTTGATGCTCTGGTGACACTTGAAAGAAACATGCTGAACGGAAACAGTTATGTAAAAAAGCGACTACAGGAAATGTCGCAGCATCAAAAGAAATTCACGCGCTTAGAAAAGGATTTTTACCAACTTCTTCAGGCTCATCATGATTACTTATCTTCTAACTTAGAAGCCTGTAAAGAACGATTAAAACCTTTAATAAAGAAAACCAACAGTATTGATATTAAAGCGAAAGCAAATATTTTATTAGCAACCGCTGATCATGTTCTAGGGAATCATGTTGAAAGTTTTATAGCTTTAGATAAAGCCGTTAAAGCTGTTCCTAACCTAACAAGACAAAGGTACAAGGCCAGTATTTTACAAACGGCTGTTGGGATATATCAGCAAGCTGAATTATTTGAGTTTGCACTAGAGTTAGCTCGAAACTTGCAAGTTGAAGCTACAAAGTTAAAGCATGGTGAATACCTCTGTATTGCCAATTATGAATTAGGGGTGATAGAGCAGAGAACCAATCAAATCAAGATGGCTAAGCAACGCTTAATGCTGGCAGTCGAGCATTGTAAAAATAATAACAGTAAGATTTTTGAGTATGTTTCAACTATAGCGCTTAATGAGATCAAAACTAACTCAGGTGAGTACGAGGCAAGCAACCAAGAATTAAAGAAAATCTTAGAACCAGTAAATGCAATTGGCTGGAAAAATTTAATGACACAGTTGAATATAGCTATTGCGAAAAACTACGTGGGGATGGAGGATTATCATCAAGCAGAAAAATATGCACGTGTTGCATACAACCGAGCAACCGAGGGAAAGGATAGGAGAAGATTGCAAATTGCAACAGAAGTTTTAGCCCACATATACTCTAGCAATGGTAATAAGGAAAAGGCTATTGAGTACTACAAAAAGTTTGCGGAACTCAACTCTGAAAATAAAATAAAAGTTAGGGAAAGGAAAATAGCTTTTGATATAGCGAGACGGGTAAGTCAATAA
- a CDS encoding SAM-dependent methyltransferase, translating to MTNKKKGSYIAVSTGILLAGHISVRAKKVIEEADVVLSLMPHPLAENWLDSISREHISLQSYYSEGKHRKQSYSEMCERILEEVRKGKRVCGAFYGHAGVFACVPHDSIRLAQEEGYSAYMEPGISAEACLYSDLGIDPGSYGVQSYEASQFLFYSHQPNVVSYLLLWQVALAGELTAKTFKTNEQNVKALVDYLLHWYPPEHELILYEAAFLPLESIRKERVKLVDLPSIVLNLHTTLVVPPARKMNINNELVERLRVD from the coding sequence ATGACAAATAAAAAAAAAGGCTCATATATTGCGGTTAGTACCGGGATATTACTTGCAGGCCACATCTCGGTTCGAGCAAAAAAGGTTATCGAGGAGGCTGATGTAGTGTTATCTCTGATGCCTCACCCTTTAGCTGAAAACTGGTTGGATAGTATTAGCAGGGAGCATATTAGTCTGCAGTCCTATTATTCGGAAGGAAAGCATAGAAAGCAATCTTACAGCGAGATGTGCGAACGAATACTGGAGGAAGTCCGTAAAGGTAAGCGTGTTTGCGGAGCATTTTATGGTCATGCTGGTGTTTTTGCTTGTGTCCCCCATGACTCTATCAGACTGGCTCAAGAAGAAGGTTACTCGGCCTATATGGAGCCGGGAATTTCTGCTGAAGCTTGCCTCTATTCAGATTTAGGTATCGACCCAGGAAGTTATGGGGTTCAAAGTTATGAAGCTTCTCAGTTTCTGTTTTACAGCCACCAACCAAATGTAGTGAGTTACCTTTTATTATGGCAGGTAGCACTGGCTGGAGAATTAACGGCAAAAACATTTAAAACTAACGAACAAAATGTAAAAGCTTTGGTGGATTACCTCCTACATTGGTACCCACCAGAACATGAACTTATACTCTATGAAGCAGCGTTTTTGCCACTAGAATCGATTAGAAAAGAAAGGGTAAAGCTGGTGGATTTGCCAAGCATAGTCTTAAACCTGCATACGACATTAGTTGTGCCTCCAGCTAGAAAAATGAATATTAACAATGAGTTAGTAGAGAGGTTGAGAGTAGACTGA